The following coding sequences are from one Verrucosispora sp. WMMD573 window:
- a CDS encoding acyltransferase family protein, whose amino-acid sequence MTSTSLAPSATTPRERTDADRLPSLTGLRWIAALLVFGFHAGTMRIIADPGPQAVVGEIFTLGLSGVQFFFILSGFVLVWSARPGASRRRFWRRRFAKIYPNHLVLWALAMLAMLWFADPINPVAALENLLLVQAWDPRPGHFYSINNVSWSLSCELFFYLCLPLVLPAVRRARPWLLWAVVIAVPLLILALWPGQALVPEPDRWWFTQVFPLVRSLEFWMGVAAAELMLRGRWRGPRLPVASLIFVLTWVAASQWIRAEFWAALLSAAYVLVIAAAADADVHGRRSPLRSRTMVWLGEVSFAFYLVHVFVIMTILRLTGDWGTGLPGWWGPLAVVGFLLLTLGLAALLHRYVEQPMMRRLAPSRPPQPGPPDAARTRSSGAAARPVSPGGAVRSESPGGAARSEPPGGAARSGSPGAAGSETSPGPSVVGLPRQRASRDGADPAGGVDHSGDRPSRTVGLE is encoded by the coding sequence ATGACGAGCACGTCCCTCGCGCCGTCGGCGACCACCCCACGCGAGCGTACGGACGCGGACCGTCTGCCGTCGCTGACCGGGCTGCGGTGGATCGCCGCGCTGCTGGTCTTCGGTTTCCACGCCGGCACCATGCGCATCATCGCCGATCCCGGTCCGCAGGCGGTGGTGGGCGAGATCTTCACCCTGGGCCTGTCCGGGGTGCAGTTCTTCTTCATCCTCAGCGGCTTCGTGCTGGTCTGGTCCGCGCGGCCTGGTGCCTCCCGGCGCCGGTTCTGGCGGCGTCGGTTCGCCAAGATCTATCCCAATCATCTGGTGCTGTGGGCGCTGGCCATGCTGGCGATGCTCTGGTTCGCCGATCCGATCAACCCGGTGGCGGCGCTGGAGAATCTCCTGCTGGTGCAGGCCTGGGATCCGCGGCCGGGCCACTTCTACAGCATCAACAACGTCAGCTGGTCGCTCTCCTGCGAGCTGTTCTTCTACCTGTGCCTACCGCTGGTGCTGCCGGCGGTGCGACGGGCCCGACCGTGGCTGCTGTGGGCTGTCGTGATCGCGGTGCCGCTGCTCATCCTGGCGCTCTGGCCCGGGCAGGCTCTGGTTCCGGAGCCGGATCGGTGGTGGTTCACCCAGGTCTTCCCGCTGGTTCGTTCGCTGGAGTTCTGGATGGGCGTGGCCGCGGCCGAACTCATGCTGCGGGGCCGCTGGCGGGGGCCCCGGCTCCCGGTGGCCAGTCTGATCTTCGTCCTGACCTGGGTGGCGGCCTCCCAGTGGATCCGGGCCGAGTTCTGGGCGGCGCTGCTGTCGGCGGCGTACGTCCTGGTGATCGCCGCTGCGGCCGACGCGGACGTGCACGGGCGGCGCTCGCCGTTGCGCTCCCGGACGATGGTCTGGCTCGGCGAGGTCTCGTTCGCGTTCTACCTGGTGCACGTTTTCGTGATCATGACGATCCTGCGGTTGACCGGCGACTGGGGTACCGGCCTGCCCGGCTGGTGGGGTCCGCTCGCGGTGGTCGGGTTCCTGCTGCTCACCCTGGGACTGGCCGCTCTGTTGCACAGGTACGTGGAACAGCCGATGATGCGTCGCCTGGCCCCATCCCGACCGCCGCAACCCGGCCCGCCGGACGCGGCGCGTACCAGATCATCGGGCGCTGCGGCGCGACCTGTGTCGCCGGGCGGCGCGGTGCGCTCCGAGTCGCCGGGCGGCGCGGCGCGCTCCGAGCCGCCGGGCGGCGCGGCGCGCTCCGGGTCGCCGGGCGCGGCGGGTTCCGAGACGTCGCCCGGACCGTCGGTGGTCGGACTGCCCCGACAGCGGGCATCCCGGGACGGTGCGGACCCTGCCGGCGGCGTTGATCATAGCGGCGACCGTCCATCACGGACGGTAGGTTTGGAGTAG
- a CDS encoding glycosyltransferase — MVTPPTPTPLLSIVVPVYGVEAYLRQCLDSIHGDIPPAEAAQVEVIAVDDASPDRCGDLLRGYAAEHPGLRVLHLDRNVGLGPARNAGLDVATGRYVWFVDSDDWLPAGTIPAVLDRLRADRPDVMMVDHLRVHECGREEVDASSRLLRAIPGVVRLADRPHLLRVQHTAWNKVVRREFMAELGLRFHPGWYEDIPFSHPLLIGAERISVLDRVCYLYRQGRQGAITSTRSGRHFDAFEQYDRLFAWLRHRHPDGRWHAELFDLMVNHFLVVVGNDDRLHPHLRRDFFRRVAAHYRTYLPRGGYPRPGGVSGLKHRLVGRDSYLAYAALRRAHRLAGRLRGSTGGDPATGGSAPAPGSPAQDRTLVSTHGNGSE; from the coding sequence GTGGTCACACCGCCGACGCCAACGCCGCTGCTGAGCATCGTCGTGCCGGTTTACGGCGTCGAGGCGTACCTGCGCCAGTGCCTGGACTCCATCCACGGCGACATCCCGCCTGCCGAGGCGGCTCAGGTCGAGGTGATCGCCGTCGACGACGCCTCGCCGGACCGGTGCGGCGACCTGCTGCGCGGGTACGCCGCCGAGCATCCCGGGCTGCGCGTCCTGCACCTGGACCGCAATGTCGGCCTCGGACCGGCCCGCAACGCGGGCCTGGACGTGGCCACCGGCCGGTACGTCTGGTTCGTCGACAGCGACGACTGGCTGCCGGCCGGCACGATCCCGGCCGTGCTGGACCGGCTACGAGCGGACCGCCCCGACGTGATGATGGTCGACCACCTGCGGGTGCACGAGTGCGGGCGCGAGGAGGTGGACGCCAGCAGCCGGCTGCTGCGCGCGATCCCCGGCGTGGTCCGGCTGGCCGACCGGCCGCACCTGCTACGCGTGCAGCACACCGCCTGGAACAAGGTGGTACGCCGGGAGTTCATGGCCGAGTTGGGGCTGCGCTTCCACCCCGGCTGGTACGAGGACATCCCGTTCAGCCACCCGCTGCTGATCGGCGCGGAGCGCATCAGCGTGCTGGACCGGGTCTGCTATCTGTACCGTCAGGGCCGCCAGGGAGCGATCACCTCCACGCGTAGCGGTCGGCACTTCGACGCCTTCGAGCAGTACGACCGCCTTTTCGCCTGGCTGCGGCACCGGCATCCGGACGGACGCTGGCACGCCGAGCTGTTCGACCTGATGGTGAACCACTTCCTGGTGGTGGTCGGCAACGACGACCGGTTGCATCCGCACCTGCGCCGGGACTTCTTCCGTCGGGTCGCCGCGCACTACCGCACGTACCTGCCCCGCGGCGGCTACCCCCGACCAGGCGGAGTGTCGGGGCTCAAGCACCGGCTGGTCGGCCGCGACAGCTACCTGGCGTACGCGGCGCTGCGGCGGGCCCATCGGCTCGCCGGCCGGCTCCGCGGCAGCACCGGCGGGGATCCCGCGACAGGCGGGTCGGCCCCGGCACCGGGCAGCCCGGCCCAGGACCGCACCTTGGTAAGCACGCACGGAAACGGATCGGAATGA